From Serinicoccus profundi, the proteins below share one genomic window:
- a CDS encoding PRC and DUF2382 domain-containing protein: MTSQDQIQSLQNEGVVVDQNGEKVGKVGQVYLDDTSGEPTWVTVKTGLFGTSESFVPLHGASVQDGQVRVPYNADMVKNAPRVEADGSITPEEERELFAYYDVNGLAAQAPGRDADEDARGRETNGQIREGREGGDRPSQEGADMIRSEEQVQVGTERVATGKARLRKYVVTENVTTTVPVQREEVRIEREPVTEGDQASMGEGELGEDEQEITLSEDRVVVDKETVPVEKVRLDTETVTEDRQVTEEVRKEQIDTDLPQDGPGQDHRDGR, translated from the coding sequence ATGACGAGTCAGGATCAGATCCAGTCCCTACAGAACGAGGGCGTGGTGGTGGACCAGAATGGCGAGAAGGTCGGCAAGGTCGGTCAGGTGTACCTCGACGACACCAGCGGGGAACCCACGTGGGTGACGGTCAAGACTGGGCTCTTCGGAACGTCGGAGTCCTTCGTCCCGTTGCATGGCGCGTCGGTGCAGGATGGGCAGGTGCGGGTGCCGTACAACGCGGACATGGTTAAGAACGCCCCCCGGGTCGAGGCCGATGGCAGCATCACTCCCGAGGAAGAGCGTGAGCTGTTCGCGTACTACGACGTCAACGGCCTCGCTGCCCAGGCCCCAGGACGCGACGCTGATGAGGACGCGCGCGGCAGGGAGACCAACGGGCAGATTCGTGAGGGCCGCGAGGGTGGGGACCGTCCGAGCCAGGAGGGTGCCGACATGATCCGTTCCGAGGAGCAGGTGCAGGTCGGCACGGAGCGGGTCGCGACGGGCAAGGCCCGCTTGCGCAAGTACGTGGTCACCGAGAACGTGACCACCACGGTGCCGGTGCAGCGTGAAGAGGTGCGCATCGAGCGAGAGCCGGTCACCGAGGGTGACCAGGCCTCGATGGGTGAGGGTGAGCTGGGTGAGGACGAGCAGGAGATCACGCTGAGCGAGGACCGGGTCGTGGTGGACAAGGAGACCGTGCCGGTGGAGAAGGTACGGCTGGACACCGAAACCGTGACCGAGGACCGTCAGGTCACGGAGGAGGTCCGCAAGGAGCAGATCGACACTGACCTGCCGCAGGACGGGCCGGGCCAGGATCACCGCGACGGTCGGTGA
- a CDS encoding YihY/virulence factor BrkB family protein gives MSRTADRAATQADAPDPEREDKPDSPAEMTGPAWRYTAGKAIREFLDDQCTDLAAALTYYAVLAIFPALIAIFSLLGLVGQSQQVVNTVMPLLSGVLGESGASTLEPVVQSLATSPGAGLALVIGLATALWSASGYVTAFSRAMNTVYEIEEGRPVWKLRPVMLLITLVMVVMVVLVALMLVLSGPVATAVGEAVGLGSTVVTVWRIAKWPVVLVLVMLIVAMLYYTTPNVKQPKFRWLSIGAAFAILVWVLISVAFGFYIANFSSYGATYGSFAGVIIFLLYLWITNLALLLGAEVDAELERSRQLIAGIEAEEDIKLPPRDDTKIVAGAEKEQADQEKGRALRRSSGDTTDPGEAP, from the coding sequence ATGAGCCGGACCGCCGACCGCGCGGCGACGCAGGCTGATGCTCCGGACCCGGAACGCGAGGACAAGCCGGACTCGCCCGCCGAGATGACGGGGCCGGCGTGGAGATACACCGCCGGGAAGGCGATCCGGGAGTTCCTGGACGACCAGTGCACTGACCTCGCCGCGGCGCTGACCTACTACGCGGTGCTGGCCATCTTCCCGGCGCTCATCGCGATCTTCTCGCTGCTGGGGCTGGTCGGGCAGAGCCAGCAGGTCGTCAACACGGTGATGCCGCTGCTCAGTGGCGTGCTGGGTGAGTCCGGCGCCTCGACCTTGGAGCCTGTGGTGCAGTCGCTGGCCACCTCTCCGGGTGCCGGGCTGGCGCTGGTCATCGGTCTGGCGACCGCGCTGTGGTCGGCCTCCGGCTATGTCACTGCCTTCAGCCGCGCGATGAACACGGTCTACGAGATCGAGGAGGGGCGACCGGTCTGGAAGCTGCGCCCGGTCATGCTGCTCATCACCCTGGTCATGGTCGTCATGGTGGTGCTGGTGGCGCTCATGCTGGTCCTGTCCGGTCCGGTCGCGACGGCGGTCGGCGAGGCCGTCGGTCTGGGATCCACCGTGGTCACCGTATGGCGCATCGCCAAGTGGCCGGTCGTTCTCGTGCTGGTCATGCTCATTGTGGCGATGCTGTACTACACCACGCCCAACGTGAAGCAGCCGAAGTTCCGGTGGCTGAGCATCGGTGCGGCCTTCGCGATCCTCGTCTGGGTCCTCATCTCGGTGGCCTTCGGCTTCTACATCGCCAACTTCTCCAGCTACGGCGCGACCTACGGGTCCTTCGCCGGCGTGATCATCTTCCTGCTCTACCTGTGGATCACCAACCTCGCGCTGCTCCTGGGCGCCGAGGTCGACGCCGAGCTGGAGCGGTCTCGCCAGCTCATCGCCGGCATCGAGGCGGAGGAGGACATCAAGCTGCCCCCGCGTGATGATACGAAGATCGTCGCGGGCGCGGAGAAAGAACAGGCCGACCAGGAGAAGGGTCGGGCCCTGCGTCGCAGCTCCGGGGACACCACCGACCCCGGCGAGGCGCCCTGA
- a CDS encoding DUF3618 domain-containing protein — translation MSTPPNDSHGTQAEQDDTSQGPEQIEADIARHRQELGNTVDELTERLDVKKQAQLKVESVKTRASTGLHEARARLQSDDHRDVLSVLAPVSGAVAAVVLIIGVVRWARR, via the coding sequence ATGAGCACCCCACCGAACGACAGTCATGGCACCCAAGCCGAGCAGGACGACACCAGTCAGGGCCCCGAGCAGATCGAGGCCGACATCGCCAGACATCGGCAGGAGCTGGGTAACACCGTTGATGAGTTGACCGAGCGGCTGGACGTGAAGAAGCAGGCCCAGCTCAAGGTCGAGTCGGTCAAGACACGAGCCAGCACCGGGCTGCACGAGGCCAGGGCCCGGTTGCAGAGCGATGACCACCGAGACGTGCTGAGCGTGCTGGCACCAGTTTCGGGTGCCGTCGCTGCGGTGGTGCTGATCATCGGTGTCGTCCGGTGGGCCCGTCGATGA
- a CDS encoding phage holin family protein — MAERFRPDAEHASTGELIARMSEQTSTLIRDEMRLAQAELSVKAKTAGVGIGMFGAGGLLAFFGIASLITTAILALALVLPGWAAAGIVTLLLFVAAAVVSLLGKKRVDEATPAKPERTMDNVKQDLAEVKEAAQS; from the coding sequence GTGGCTGAGCGGTTCAGGCCCGACGCCGAGCACGCGAGCACGGGCGAGCTGATCGCCCGGATGAGCGAGCAGACGAGCACGCTGATCCGGGACGAGATGCGCCTGGCGCAGGCCGAGCTGAGTGTGAAGGCGAAGACCGCAGGCGTGGGGATCGGCATGTTCGGTGCCGGTGGCCTGCTCGCGTTCTTCGGCATCGCCAGCCTCATCACCACGGCGATCCTCGCCCTCGCTCTGGTGCTGCCAGGGTGGGCGGCGGCGGGGATCGTGACACTACTGCTGTTCGTCGCTGCGGCAGTGGTGTCGCTGCTGGGCAAGAAGCGGGTCGATGAGGCCACCCCGGCCAAGCCCGAGCGCACGATGGACAACGTGAAGCAGGATCTCGCCGAGGTCAAGGAGGCAGCCCAGTCATGA
- a CDS encoding DUF4235 domain-containing protein — protein MSDKIWSLATTGAAIGGGVIAKNVTEGLWKFVTGSSSPSNPEDPEVNWGEAVAFAVVSGAIVQLVRVIINRKSTQVYTKRKGHLPASVAS, from the coding sequence ATGAGCGACAAGATCTGGAGCCTGGCGACGACCGGAGCCGCGATCGGCGGCGGTGTGATCGCCAAGAATGTGACCGAGGGCTTGTGGAAGTTCGTCACCGGTAGTAGTTCCCCCAGCAACCCTGAGGACCCTGAGGTCAACTGGGGCGAGGCCGTCGCCTTCGCGGTCGTCTCCGGAGCGATCGTGCAACTGGTGAGGGTCATCATCAACCGCAAGTCCACCCAGGTCTACACCAAGCGCAAGGGACACCTGCCCGCATCGGTGGCCAGCTGA